CACCTTCTTCGACACCGCCGAGGCGTACGGCCCGTTCACGAACGAGGAGCTCGTCGGCGAGGCGCTGGCGCCGATGCGCGACCAGGTCGTCATCGCGACGAAGTTCGGCTGGGACATCGACCCCGAGACCGGGCAGCGCCGCGGTGGCCTGAACAGCCGGCCCGATCACATCCGCCGGGTCGTCGACGCGATGCTCGGCCGCCTGACGACTGGCTCCATCGACCTCCTCTACCAGCACCGCGTCGACCCCGACGTGCCCATCGAGGACGTGGCGGGCGCGGTGAAGGAGCTGATCGCCGAGGGGAAGGTGCGGCACTTCGGCCTCTCTGAGGCGGCCGCGGCCACGATCCGGCGCGCACACGCGGTGCAGCCCGTCGCCGCAGTGCAGAGCGAATACTCGCTCTGGACGCGCGACGTCGAGGAGAACGGTGTGCTGGCGACCTGCGAGGCGCTCGGCATCGGCTTCGTGCCGTGGAGTCCGTTAGGCGCCGGCTTCCTCACGGGGAAGATCGACACGACGACCGCGTTCGAGCCGGGCGACTTCCGCACCGCCTCGCCGCGCTTCACGCCCGAGGCCCGCGCCGCGAACCTCGCGCTGGTCGATCTGCTCCGGCACGTCGGTGCCCGGAAGGCCGCGACGCCCGCGC
This DNA window, taken from Gemmatirosa kalamazoonensis, encodes the following:
- a CDS encoding aldo/keto reductase, with translation MQYRTLGSLEVSALGYGAMGLTGMYGQPTARPEAIRLIRAAFERGVTFFDTAEAYGPFTNEELVGEALAPMRDQVVIATKFGWDIDPETGQRRGGLNSRPDHIRRVVDAMLGRLTTGSIDLLYQHRVDPDVPIEDVAGAVKELIAEGKVRHFGLSEAAAATIRRAHAVQPVAAVQSEYSLWTRDVEENGVLATCEALGIGFVPWSPLGAGFLTGKIDTTTAFEPGDFRTASPRFTPEARAANLALVDLLRHVGARKAATPAQLALAWLLARKPWVVPIPGTTKLHRLEENLGAADVALTADDLREIDEALAAIPVAGARLPEAVLRFSDR